In Megalops cyprinoides isolate fMegCyp1 chromosome 25, fMegCyp1.pri, whole genome shotgun sequence, a single window of DNA contains:
- the LOC118771818 gene encoding protein Wnt-16-like — MECRAFCGIYQICIVFVMFWLYPLHCRGSWMWLGITSVGVPEKMGCANLPLTNKQKDLCRKKPYLLPSIKDGARLGISECQTQFKHERWNCSTTKEVSVFGYELTSGTKETAFIYAVMAAGLVHAVTRACSSGNVTECSCDTTLQGSGSPSEGWHWGGCSDDIRYGTWLSRRFADGSAGNASAKGSDALIAVNQHNSEAGRQAVASTMSTDCRCHGVSGSCAVKTCWRSMAPFERVGAWLKERYEASVLVQARGGRKVRRREKARRRAPVGKDELVFLNKSPNYCLEDRRLGVSGTRGRRCSRASAGPDGCNLLCCGRGYNTHVVRRVERCDCKFVWCCYVRCRRCESMNDMHTCK, encoded by the exons ATGGAGTGTCGGGCTTTTTGCGGAATTTACCAaatctgcattgtttttgtcatgttttggtTATACCCCCTCCATTGCAGAGGAAGTTGGAT GTGGCTGGGCATTACGTCTGTTGGAGTACCAGAGAAGATGGGATGCGCAAATCTACCgctcacaaataaacaaaaggatCTCTGTAGGAAAAAGCCATATCTCTTACCGAGCATCAAGGACGGTGCGCGCCTCGGGATTTCCGAGTGCCAGACGCAGTTTAAGCACGAGCGGTGGAACTGCTCCACGACGAAAGAGGTGTCGGTGTTCGGGTACGAGTTAACCAGCG GGACAAAGGAGACGGCCTTTATCTACGCGGTGATGGCGGCGGGCCTGGTGCACGCGGTGACCCGCGCCTGCAGCTCGGGCAACGTGACGGAGTGCTCATGCGACACGACCCTGCAGGGCAGCGGCTCGCCCAGCGAGGGCTGGCACTGGGGCGGCTGCTCCGACGACATCCGCTACGGCACCTGGCTCAGCCGCCGCTTCGCCGACGGCTCCGCCGGCAACGCCTCCGCCAAGGGCAGCGACGCCCTGATCGCTGTCAACCAGCACAACAGCGAGGCCGGCCGCCAG GCCGTGGCGAGCACGATGTCCACCGACTGCCGCTGCCACGGTGTGTCGGGCTCGTGCGCGGTGAAGACGTGCTGGCGCAGCATGGCGCCCTTCGAGCGCGTGGGCGCCTGGCTGAAAGAGCGCTACGAGGCCAGCGTGCTGGTGCAGGCCCGCGGCGGGCGCAAGGTGCGGCGCAGGGAGAAGGCCCGGCGGCGGGCGCCCGTCGGCAAGGACGAGCTCGTCTTCCTCAACAAGTCGCCCAACTACTGCCTGGAGGACCGCCGCCTGGGCGTGTCCGGGACGCGGGGCCGCCGCTGCAGCCGCGCCTCGGCCGGGCCCGACGGCTGCAACCTGCTGTGCTGCGGGCGCGGGTACAACACCCACGTGGTGCGGCGCGTGGAGCGCTGCGACTGCAAGTTCGTCTGGTGCTGCTACGTGCGCTGCCGCCGCTGCGAGAGCATGAACGACATGCACACCTGCAAGTAg